The genomic DNA CGAAGCAGGCGCGCCCGGCCTCAAGGCCAACGCGATAGGGTTTATCAGCGTGCTGGTGATCGGGCTTGCCTCCACAGCGCCGGCCTACTCGCTGGCGGCGGTCATCGGCGTGGTCGCGGTGCTGGTGGGGGTACACGCACCGGCAGCCTTGTTGACGAGCTTTATCCCCATGTTCTTCATCGCCGCGGCCTTTTATTACATGAACCGGGCTGATCAGGATTGCGGTACGTCATTCTCCTGGGTAACGCGCGCGATGGGGCCCTGGATCGGCTGGATGGCGGGCTGGGCGGTGTGTGCCACAAGCATCCTCGTGATCGGCTCGCTGGCCGACGTCGCCGCCCGTTATACCTATCTGCTATTCGACCTCGACGTGCTGGCTGCCTCGAAAGTGGCCGTCACCATTCTGGCCGTCGCCTACATCGCCGTGCTGACATCGATCGCCGTCGTCGGCATCGAACCGTCCGCGCGCCTGCAAGACGTGCTGATCGTCGCGCAGGTTCTGGCGCTGCTGCTCTTCGCCAGCGTCGCCCTGATCAGCGTCTACAATGGCACCGCGCCGGAGGGTTCGCTACAGCCGGAACTCTCCTGGTTCTCCCCTTTCGCGATCTCCAGTCCGGATGCCCTTATTGGCAGCCTGTTGATCGGCGTATTCATCTACTGGGGCTGGGAAAGCTCGGTGAACAGCACCGAGGAGAGCACGCACAGCGCGACCGCGCCGGGACTGGCCGCGATCTGCGCCACGATCATCCTGCTCATTACTTATCTTTCGGTGAGTACCGCGGTCGTGGCCTACGCGGGTCTCGAGACCGTGCAGGGATTCGCCGACAACGACGCGATCTTAAGTGAAGTCGCCACCGACGTGCTGGGTTCGCCGTGGGACAAGTTTGTCGTGCTGGCCGTGCTGACCTCGGCGCTGGCCGCC from Gammaproteobacteria bacterium includes the following:
- a CDS encoding APC family permease translates to MAEANRQQGRQAGNSEAGAPGLKANAIGFISVLVIGLASTAPAYSLAAVIGVVAVLVGVHAPAALLTSFIPMFFIAAAFYYMNRADQDCGTSFSWVTRAMGPWIGWMAGWAVCATSILVIGSLADVAARYTYLLFDLDVLAASKVAVTILAVAYIAVLTSIAVVGIEPSARLQDVLIVAQVLALLLFASVALISVYNGTAPEGSLQPELSWFSPFAISSPDALIGSLLIGVFIYWGWESSVNSTEESTHSATAPGLAAICATIILLITYLSVSTAVVAYAGLETVQGFADNDAILSEVATDVLGSPWDKFVVLAVLTSALAATQTTIIPSSRTTLSMARAHAMPKALGRIHPRFQTPHISTIIT